In Vigna unguiculata cultivar IT97K-499-35 chromosome 3, ASM411807v1, whole genome shotgun sequence, a single genomic region encodes these proteins:
- the LOC114178945 gene encoding protein DETOXIFICATION 51-like, whose protein sequence is MGSKAEGGDYAMMEAAEKEKQCWGIRREVKALMELAFPIAFTALIFYARSMVSMLFLGHLGDLELAAGSLGMAFANITGYSVLSGLALGMEPLCSQAFGAKRMNVLSLTLHRCVMFLLLCSIPISLLWLNISNILLPLHQDPNITRMAHTYLIFSLPDLLTHSFLHPIRIYLRAQGVTHPVTLASLAGTLLHLPFNYLLVTRLRLGLAGVAAASAASGLSILLFLATHVCLTDLRCAAPTRDCLAGWKPLLRLAAPSCVSVCLEWWWYEIMIVLCGLLVNPTSTVASMGILIQTTSFIYVFPSSLSFAVSTRIGNELGANQPYRAKLSTVVSVFLAVIIGFSAMLFAIGMRESWGRMFTNDENIIRITSMALPILGICELGNCPQTVGCGVVRGTARPNTAANINLSAFYLVGMPVAVGLGFWLDVGFCGLWLGLLSAQVCCAGLMLYVIGTTDWDVEAHRARLLMWHDDGTMDEQKQTLTSVVTVTPLA, encoded by the coding sequence ATGGGATCAAAAGCAGAGGGAGGGGATTACGCGATGATGGAGGCAGCGGAAAAAGAGAAACAGTGTTGGGGAATAAGGAGAGAAGTGAAAGCGCTGATGGAGCTAGCGTTTCCCATAGCGTTCACGGCACTCATATTCTACGCGCGTTCCATGGTATCGATGCTGTTCCTGGGACACCTAGGAGACCTCGAACTGGCGGCGGGGTCCTTAGGAATGGCCTTTGCCAACATCACAGGTTATTCGGTTCTGTCGGGTCTAGCACTTGGGATGGAACCGCTATGCTCGCAAGCATTCGGCGCAAAACGCATGAACGTCTTGTCGTTGACCCTCCACCGCTGCGTAATGTTTCTGCTACTCTGCTCCATCCCAATATCGCTCCTCTGGCTCAACATCTCAAACATCCTTCTACCCTTGCACCAGGACCCTAACATCACCCGCATGGCACACACCTACCTCATCTTTTCCCTCCCCGACCTCCTCACCCACTCCTTCCTCCACCCAATCCGCATTTACCTTCGTGCGCAGGGAGTCACCCACCCGGTCACGTTAGCGTCCCTGGCCGGAACCCTCCTTCACCTCCCCTTCAACTACCTTCTCGTCACGCGACTCCGCCTTGGCCTCGCCGGCGTCGCCGCAGCTTCCGCTGCCTCCGGCCTCTCCATCCTCCTCTTCCTCGCCACGCACGTGTGCCTCACAGACCTCCGCTGCGCCGCGCCAACCCGGGACTGTCTAGCCGGGTGGAAGCCGCTGCTCCGGCTGGCCGCGCCGAGCTGCGTCTCCGTTTGCCTGGAGTGGTGGTGGTACGAGATCATGATAGTTTTGTGTGGGCTTTTGGTTAACCCCACATCAACTGTTGCTTCCATGGGTATACTCATTCAAACTACTTCCTTTATTTACGTTTTTCCCTCTTCTTTGAGTTTTGCCGTTTCCACTCGCATCGGAAATGAACTGGGCGCAAATCAGCCTTATCGGGCGAAGCTTTCCACCGTGGTATCTGTTTTTCTGGCCGTGATTATAGGTTTCTCGGCCATGCTTTTTGCCATTGGAATGAGAGAGTCATGGGGAAGAATGTTCACCAATGACGAAAATATTATAAGGATCACATCCATGGCACTTCCGATCCTTGGAATTTGTGAACTCGGCAACTGTCCACAAACGGTGGGTTGTGGCGTGGTAAGAGGGACGGCGCGACCCAACACCGCGGCAAATATCAACCTCAGCGCATTCTATTTGGTCGGAATGCCTGTGGCGGTTGGGCTTGGGTTCTGGTTAGACGTTGGGTTCTGCGGGCTCTGGCTGGGCCTACTATCGGCCCAGGTGTGTTGCGCGGGACTTATGTTGTATGTGATAGGGACCACAGATTGGGATGTGGAAGCCCATCGGGCCCGGTTGCTGATGTGGCACGATGATGGAACGATGGATGAGCAGAAGCAAACGTTGACCAGCGTTGTTACTGTGACGCCCTTGGCTTGA